The Streptomyces sp. WZ-12 genome segment CGACGGTCCAGGGACCGATGCCGGGGAGTGCGGCGAGTCGGGCGCGGGCCTCGTCCCGGTCGCTGCCGACGCCGAGTTGGAGGGTTCCGTCGGCGAGGACGGCGATGAGGCCGGTGAGCGTGGTGCGCCGGGTGCGGGGCATCGCGAGGGTCTCGGGGTCGAGTTGGGCGAGGGCGGTGGCGCGGGGGAAGAGGTGGGTGAGGCCGCCGCCGGGGTCGTCGATGGGTTCGCCGTGGGCGAGGACCAGGCGGCCGGCGTGGGTGCGGGCGGCGGCGGTGGAGACCTGTTGCCCGAGGACGGCGCGGACCGCGAACTCGTCGGCGTCGGCGGTGCGCGGCACGCGGCGGCCGGGGGCCTTGTCGACCAGTGGCGCGAGTTGGGGGTCGGTGCGCAGGAGTCCGTCGACGGCCTCGGGGTCGGCGTCGAGGTCGAGCATCCGGCGGCAGCGGGCGATGGCGCCGGCGAGGTCGCGGAGGTCGGTGAGGGAGAGGCGGCAGTCGATGTGGTCGGGGCGGGGGGTGAGGGCGACGATGCCGTGGCCGTAGGGGAGGTCGAGGGTGCGGCGGTAGGCGCCGTTCCGCCATTCCTCGACGCCGGGGACGGCGGTGGCCGCGAGGTGTCCGAAGAGGTTGTCGGGGTTGAGGGGTTGGCGGAAGGGGAGGCGTAGGGCGAGGGTGCCGGGGGCGGTGGTGTGGGGCCCGGGGCCGGTGCGGGTGCGGAGTTCGGTCGGGGAGAGGCCGAAGACCTCGCGGACGGTGTCGTTGAAGGTGCGGATGCTGGCGAATCCGGCGGCGAAGGTGATCTCGGCCATGGGCAGTGCGGTGGTCTCGATCAGGAGCCGGGCGGTTTGGGCGCGTTGGGCGCGGGCCAGGGCGAGGGGGCCGGCGCCGAGTTCGGCGAGGAGTTGGCGTTCGATCTGCCGGGGGCTGTAGCCGAGTTGGGCGGCCAGGCCCGGGACGCCCGCGCGGTCGACGACGCCGTCGGCGATCAGTCGCATGGCGCGGGCGACGAGGTCGGCTCGCTCGTCCCATTGCGGGGAGCCGGGGCTGGCGTCGGGGCGGCAGCGTTTGCAGGCGCGGTAGCCGGCTTGCTGGGCGGCCGCCGCGCTGGGGTAGAACGTCATGTTCTCGGGCTTGGGGGGCACGACCGGGCAACTGGGCCGGCAGTAGATGCCGGTGGTGCGGACGGCGGTGTAGAACCAGCCGTCGAAGCGGGCGTCCTTGGACTGCACGGCGCGGATACAGCGCTCGGTGTCGGTGTGCATGTCTTCAGGATTGCTCAGTCGCGGGGGCGGCGCTGGCGGAAATCCGACATCGACCTTGGCTCATCAGGGCGGACGCCAGTTCCCCTCGTCACCTCGGTTGGCGGCTGTGCCGTTGCCTGCCCTGTTGTCTGGT includes the following:
- a CDS encoding AlkA N-terminal domain-containing protein codes for the protein MHTDTERCIRAVQSKDARFDGWFYTAVRTTGIYCRPSCPVVPPKPENMTFYPSAAAAQQAGYRACKRCRPDASPGSPQWDERADLVARAMRLIADGVVDRAGVPGLAAQLGYSPRQIERQLLAELGAGPLALARAQRAQTARLLIETTALPMAEITFAAGFASIRTFNDTVREVFGLSPTELRTRTGPGPHTTAPGTLALRLPFRQPLNPDNLFGHLAATAVPGVEEWRNGAYRRTLDLPYGHGIVALTPRPDHIDCRLSLTDLRDLAGAIARCRRMLDLDADPEAVDGLLRTDPQLAPLVDKAPGRRVPRTADADEFAVRAVLGQQVSTAAARTHAGRLVLAHGEPIDDPGGGLTHLFPRATALAQLDPETLAMPRTRRTTLTGLIAVLADGTLQLGVGSDRDEARARLAALPGIGPWTVESIAMRALGDPDAFTPTDLGLRRAAADLGMPATPAALIRHSARWRPWRAYAVQYLWATGDHPINYLPTN